A segment of the Planctomycetaceae bacterium genome:
TCATCACGGCGGCTTCCGTCCGATTCAGAATTCTCGCCGCGTAGCGTTCCGGGTAGTGGCCATAGAATCCGATCGTGTCGACATTCGCGTGCGTGTGCGACATCGCGATGATCACATTCGGAAACCCCTTCTCCGCAAGCGAATCGCGAAGCTTCTGAACATCCCACGGCCCGAGCCCGAAGACGTCCAGGCCGGCGATGACAACTTTCCGTTCGCCACGTTCAAACACGGCCACTCGCGCGAATAGATTTTCGCCCAACGAAAGCAGCGATCCCTTACCGTCCGGCAGCAGGTCATCGAAGCGTTCCGGAGCGATACTTTCCTCAGCCGTTCCAACACGCAGTTGCATCGGCACCCCTGACCGTGGCGGCGCCTGCAGTTGTCGGCGCAGGTCGATTCGTGCGTTTGGATGATCGACCGGGACTCGCCGCGGCTGCGGCTGAAAGTAGATGACACCCGTCGTCGCACCGTCCGGGCGACAGATGAACTTCAGTCCGCGCTGCGTGTAGTCCAGATACTGCTGAGTCTGAAACAGAACCTCCGCTTCCGGAACACCCAGCGTTCGTTCGATCGTCGCGCGGTCCGGATAGTCTGGATCCGCTGATGCCGCAGTAACGAGTTCCAGCCGCGAATTCCGGAAGTACAGCCGATCGCTGAGCGCCGGATTGCCGACCGCCGGATAGCGCAGATCCTGCGGAGAGCGCGTTTCGACTGGCGAGTCACCGAGTGCTGCACGCACCTCATCGAGCGTTGCGCGACCGACGACCAGACCGCGATAACTTGGCGCGTCCGGCATGTCGCCCGCGCTGACCATGTGGGAACACCAAACCGCGGCAAGAACGGCGGCGATGACGAAGCCGCTACGGAAGATTCGAAACCTCATGCAGCCACTCATTTCGTACGCGCAGGAATCGATCATGACGGATATGGTTTTCACCGACGTCCGGCCCATGCCACCGGTTTCAAGCGGTCACTCCGGAAATAATGTTCCGTCGCTGCGGACTCACGATGAGACACCGACCGTGCGTGTACACCGACAGCGGATCATCCTATCGACGGAAAACCAGCGTGGTGATCGACCACGGCTGACCGTGAAAGTCGTACTCCAGTTCCCCATAAAGCGCGACGTGGCCGGATTCGGGAACAGCAGTTCTGCCAACGCTCTTGCCGTTGATGACATCCAGTTCCTGCGATTCCCACTGGTCATCACGAAAATCCATGTCGGCGGAATGAGCCACCCAGAGTCGCGTCTTGGCCGGCTGCTGGTCACTGGTCATTGTCAGAGAAAGACCCTGAGAACCTTCGGTGAAGTCCCAGGAAATCTTCGGCATTTCCACACCGGCCGCCACGTGACGGAAGAAGACCGCCAGAGTCATTAGCGCCGCATCACGACCGTCGTCAAGGCCGTGGCCGGCGTTTGGAACCTGCCGGATAAACCTGCTTCCCGACAGGTCGTCAAAGTAGAGATTCATGGAATCGACGACCCAATAACGGTCGTTTGTGCCGACGATCAGCAGCTTTGGCAGAGTCAACTGTTTGCGGTAGGTATACGGGTCCATCATCATTCGCAGGGCAATTTCGCGAGGCGTTTCTTCCACATCGGGCGCCTTGATAAGTCCCTTGCTGGTGTAGTCAACAATCTGTTCGCTGTATTCGCCCCACGTGTCCAGTTGATGCTTCATCTGAGCACGAAAGTTCAGCACGTCGATCACAATCGGAGCCGTCGCGACGATGCGATTATCCACAACGGGAGTCAGCCAGCTTGTCCAGCCGCGCTTGGAACCGCCGGTGATAACGAAATGTTCAACGGGCTGATCCCATTCGGCCGAAAGCTGCTGGACGGCGTCCATAGTCTTGACGGCACTCTTGACCATCGGAAACAACAGCGGCCAGGTATCGTCACCGGAATTCAGATATTTCAGCCACGTGTCCGTAATCAGATCGTCTTCCTTCCGGCCGCCGAACAGTGGCTGATTCGGCACCTGGTGCAGCATGACGACGCGTGCACCGCAGGCGGCGGCCAGTTGCAGGCCCATGCTCATATCATCCCTGTCGGGCGCGCTGGGGACGCTGCCGCCGGTGACAAACAGCAGGGCATGGCTGGCAAACGCGAGATCCTTCGGTTCATAAATCTCGACGGCGTGCTTCCAGACAATATCGTGCCATTCCTGTGAAGTCAGCGACAACTGGTAGACAGTTCCGGCGTCCAACTTCGTTTTTGAAGTCACCTTCCACTCAAACTTCGGTTCCGGTCGGCCAACGTAACGAAATATCGCGTCGGGGACGCCGCCGCCGGGAGCAGTCTTCAAATTGTCCGCCTGAACGTGACCGGCGACACAACACAGCAGAAGCAATAACGCAGCGACCGACTTCATGAAATCCCCCACAACGCAGAAGTCCGAAGGAAAAACTCTGAAAGACCAAGAATCGCCCGGCCGCCCGAATCGTCACTCCGCAAGCGGCGACACATTGCTGTGTGGGACAAAACGGATTCCGCCGCCGACACCCCACGATCCGCGACAAAACGCTCAGCGGCGCGGCATCACTTCGTCACGAGATCGATTCGTCCCATATCGGAAGGTTCGCCGCGTTTGACGGTCACTTTGAATGTGGACGTCTTTTCGTCGGAATACTTTCCCTTCAGTTGATCCGGGCCGCTGTAACTTCGTGAGAACAGGTCCATCTTGCCCCACATGAATGTCAGCACGTAGTCTCCTTCCGGAACACCATCGCCCGTTTCATAGGTGGAAATTTCAAACTTGCCATCTTCGCCGGTCAGAGCGGAGGAAATCGTCGTGTGTTCCTGATCGAACCCGGCAACGTTGTGGCATTCGACCTTAAGCGGCGTTGTCGCCGGAACCGCAACGCCATCGACGAATACCTGCCCGGTCAGCCCGGATGTTTCCTTGCGATACGGCGGCTCTTCGCCCGAACAGCCGGCCAACAGCAACATGATAGTGCCGATGAATATATACTGGCCGCGGCCGACGCCGATACTTTTCGCTCTTCTTACTCCCGCGAGCCCGAATGTCTCATTCTGCCCCGCTCGCGGTATAAACCGGCTGGCAGATGCCTGTCGGCGGCTCCGATCCGTCCGAATTCTCTCAGTCACAAAATTCATGAAACACCTGTCAAACTGGTTCATCCGGAAACCGGAGTACTGGTTCCATTGCGTTTCTGTACCGACGGGCCGACACAACCCTGGTTACGTCAGTACCGGACTGCCTCTGAATCGCTCAGCCTGTGGCCGAAGGCCGCACGCAGCGATTCAGGGTGCCGCGGAAACGCCGGCCGCAGTGGACAGCGACCGGCACTCCGGACGTCGCGTCAGCCTGCGTGTCAGAATTCGCCCAGGACTTCGCCCTTGCTGCGAGTAATCAGCCCGGCAAATATTCCCGCGTCGATATTGGCACTCAGGAAACGAGCGGAACCATCCATCAGCAACACCTGAGCTCCACCAACGTGAAAGCTATAAAGTCCGGCTCCACGGGCGTTCGAGCAATTAATCGGACACGGTCCACCGTTAGGTGCGAATGGCGAAGGCGTACCGTCGTAGAGGGCACCCGCAATCCAGTTCTCTCCGTTCAGAAGATCGGACCAGGCACCGCCGTTCGTCGTTCCCAATACGGTTGTATAAGTTCCATTTCCCTGATGCCGACTGTCGTAAATGGTGGTTCCTCCCACACGTTCACCGACGGCGATCGTGTTGGACGTCCCGTCCGTGAAGTCGCGCATTTTGGTCGTATCGTCGCTGCTACCCGTGGGATTGGACGGGTTGAAACCGACTGCGTTCATAGCACCGCCGCGGTTGCCGCCGGGATTTCCTTTGTACGCGATCACCGCGATTCCGGCACGAACTCCCGTGGTCGGCGTGTAGTCACTGCGAGCAGCGGTCCAGGTTAGAGGAAAGCCGGCCGGAGTCAAGTCGTACGTGTGCAGAACCATTCCCGGTGTCGACGGGCAAAGATAGACCTGCAGAGGCGTCTTGATGGCCGCCTGCTGGCGGGCAATGGATGATGCGGGGCCAAATCCGAATGCCGCTGCCTGGTCATACGCGGGAATGTTGGGGTCCAGTTCACGCCACAGATTCGCCTGTTCCAGATAAGGCAGGATCTGCACGCTCCAGACGGAGGAATTGAAATCGGCTCCCAGCATCCAGGCAAAGGGAAACGACAGGTGGGCATCGTGATAGTTGTGCAGAGCCAGACCCATCTGTTTCAGATTGTTCTTGCACTGAGTCCGCCGAGCAGCCTCACGCGCCTGTTGCACCGCCGGCAGCAGCAGCGCGATGAGAATTGCGATGATCGCAATCACTACCAGCAATTCGATGAGCGTAAAGCCCCTCGCGCGTTTTAGGTTTCGTTTGTCTTGTCGCATCGAACACGCTCCTGAACAGGACTGGGGAAAGAAGATCCCGAACTACAAACCGAAGGAAACACAGTAAACGATACGTGTGAGATGATTACGGTGTTCGCTGCGAAATCCTGATGAACATCGCGCACGCATCCGCGAGTCAGGAACCCGCCAGTGACGGCAAAGTTGCGGAGCATCTGCGGTGCGGGTGCATTCTTAAGCGAACAACGCAATAACCGACCGGTCGGTCGGCTCAAGCTTAGCAAGCGCTTGAAACGAATTCAAATGGACATGCATCGGTCAGTCCATCGCGCCGCGTTCCAGCGACTCCTGCCTTGGAACGCACTGCCGTAAACGTTCCGATTTCCGAACGGTCATGTTTCACTGCGAGTGGATCGGCAGGCAGAGCTTGCCGGGCACGGCGTTCCAGGGCTGGAGCCATGAGCCACTGGAACGAGTGAAGCCGCTTCGGTGGCGTTTGGCGGCTATTCGCTGTTCAGCAGACCGGCAAGGATGAATCGGCTGGTTTCTTCGGCGACTTGTTCCGCGGACAGGCGGCCGCCTGGGTCGAACCAGCGTGAGATTCCCAGCACCGTGGCGAGTACGTTGAGTGCCGCGACATCAACGTCAAGGTCTCGCAGTTTTCCCTGTAACCGCAGCTCATTCAGGCACTGCCGCAGAAAATTCAGGTAATGCCGTTTTCGGGCGATGATGTGCTGACGATGGTCCGGATTCAGAGCGGGCAGTTCTTCAGTGAGAATCGTGATTTCGCGGACGTATTCGGTCATTCCGGCGTGGCGATTCAACAGGAACCGCAAACGGTCTTCGGCATCGGCAATTTTCCCGGCGGGTTCAATCACGAACGATTCGACCGTGTCCATGGCGAACTGCATGATCGCGAACAGCAAATCCTTCTTGCCGGTGATGTAGTGGTACAGCCCGGGTTTCGTCAGGTCGACGGCCTGAGCGATGTCATTCATCGACGTGGCGTCCAGTCCCTTTTGAACGATTAGTTCCGCCGCTGCCCGGTAGATCTCAGCAGTGCGATCACGCTCCAGCGGCTTTTCGGTCGGCAGTGTTTCCAGCGACGTGGCTGTCATTGCGAGTTGCAGGCCCTTGCAAAGTGGTGAGTATTCTGGTTAGCTCCAGGCGTCCCGACTGTCCGGTCGGTCGGTTTTCAGTTTTTTGAAAATAGCCAACACGATTGCCGATTGCAAATGCACGCGGGAAACATACGAACACTGCTGATCGCGGGAATCCTGTCGATGAACAATGCGTTCTGCGGCGGCCAGGAGCGGCAGCTGATCATTCATGCCGACGACGCCGGCATGTCACATTCGGTTAACGTCGCTACGATCGAAGCTCTGGAAACCGGCATCGTCACGTCGGCCAGCATCATGGTTCCTTGCCCGTGGTTTTCTGAGTTTGCGGAATACGCGAAGAATCATCCGGAATACGACTACGGCATTCATCTGACGCTGAACGCGGAGTGGAATCATTACCGCTGGGGGCCTGTGACATCTCGCGACAAGGTGCCCAGTTTAATCGATGAGAACGGTTACCTATGGGACAACGTGGCTCAGGTTGCCGCTAACGTCCGTGCGGAAGAGGTCGAAACGGAGCTGCGGGCTCAAATTGATCGGGCGAAGGCGTTCGGAGTTCCGCTGTCGCATCTGGACACTCACATGGGAGCACTCGTCAGCCGGCCGGATCTGGTGGAAGTTTATGCTCGCCTGGGAATCGACTACAACCTGCCGATCCTGTTCATTCGAAAACTGGATGACGCCACGGCGGCTCAGTATCCGGCGATGAAGGAGGCAGCCGATCAGATCGTCAGGACACTGGACGCCAGCGGTCTGCCGGTGCTGGATTCGCTGTCGCAGTTTTATGGCGGGGATACTCACGAGCAGCGCACCGCCAGCTACTACGAGTCTTTGAAGAACCTGAAACCCGGTGTCAGCGAACTCATCATTCACTGCGGGATCGACAACGAAGAACTGCGTGCGATCACCAACAGCTCCGCTCGCCGGGACGGTGATCGTCGAATCTTCACGTCGGACGAAATGCGAAGCTTTCTGTCGGAACAGAAGATCGGGCTGCTGACGTGGAAGCAGTTTCGCGGGCAGGTCTCTGAAAAAGCGGCACCGAAGTAGCGGCGTGACTCCGCGAACGGCAACACGACTCTCGATGACGGACAGAATCCGCCGCGGCAAGGTCGACGAAATTACGAACCCGGTGCGTCGTACAGAGCTGCCAGAGCACCTTCGAACTGGCTGATGACGAACCGGCGGCGCACTTTCAGTGTGGCGGTCAGTTCGCCGCTTTCCATCGACAGCGGTCGGCTGAGCACCAGAAACCGCTTGACTCGTTCCGGCGGACTGACGGGCTGCATCACGGCGGCGATCTTCTGTTCGAAAAACGCGGCGATGTCCGGCGACGTGATGAAGTCGCCTTCGACGTCCACTGACCAGCCGCGCTGCCGGCATTCGTCGTCCAGCATCGCGGCGTTCGGAACGATCAGCGCGGAAATGAAGGGTCGCGCGTCGCCGTAGACGACGGCCTGATCAATGAACGGTTCGCTGATCAGCAGCCGTTCGATTTCCGTGGGA
Coding sequences within it:
- a CDS encoding PhoPQ-activated protein PqaA family protein, which gives rise to MKSVAALLLLLCCVAGHVQADNLKTAPGGGVPDAIFRYVGRPEPKFEWKVTSKTKLDAGTVYQLSLTSQEWHDIVWKHAVEIYEPKDLAFASHALLFVTGGSVPSAPDRDDMSMGLQLAAACGARVVMLHQVPNQPLFGGRKEDDLITDTWLKYLNSGDDTWPLLFPMVKSAVKTMDAVQQLSAEWDQPVEHFVITGGSKRGWTSWLTPVVDNRIVATAPIVIDVLNFRAQMKHQLDTWGEYSEQIVDYTSKGLIKAPDVEETPREIALRMMMDPYTYRKQLTLPKLLIVGTNDRYWVVDSMNLYFDDLSGSRFIRQVPNAGHGLDDGRDAALMTLAVFFRHVAAGVEMPKISWDFTEGSQGLSLTMTSDQQPAKTRLWVAHSADMDFRDDQWESQELDVINGKSVGRTAVPESGHVALYGELEYDFHGQPWSITTLVFRR
- a CDS encoding DUF1559 domain-containing protein, which gives rise to MRQDKRNLKRARGFTLIELLVVIAIIAILIALLLPAVQQAREAARRTQCKNNLKQMGLALHNYHDAHLSFPFAWMLGADFNSSVWSVQILPYLEQANLWRELDPNIPAYDQAAAFGFGPASSIARQQAAIKTPLQVYLCPSTPGMVLHTYDLTPAGFPLTWTAARSDYTPTTGVRAGIAVIAYKGNPGGNRGGAMNAVGFNPSNPTGSSDDTTKMRDFTDGTSNTIAVGERVGGTTIYDSRHQGNGTYTTVLGTTNGGAWSDLLNGENWIAGALYDGTPSPFAPNGGPCPINCSNARGAGLYSFHVGGAQVLLMDGSARFLSANIDAGIFAGLITRSKGEVLGEF
- a CDS encoding TetR/AcrR family transcriptional regulator encodes the protein MTATSLETLPTEKPLERDRTAEIYRAAAELIVQKGLDATSMNDIAQAVDLTKPGLYHYITGKKDLLFAIMQFAMDTVESFVIEPAGKIADAEDRLRFLLNRHAGMTEYVREITILTEELPALNPDHRQHIIARKRHYLNFLRQCLNELRLQGKLRDLDVDVAALNVLATVLGISRWFDPGGRLSAEQVAEETSRFILAGLLNSE
- a CDS encoding polysaccharide deacetylase family protein, encoding MNNAFCGGQERQLIIHADDAGMSHSVNVATIEALETGIVTSASIMVPCPWFSEFAEYAKNHPEYDYGIHLTLNAEWNHYRWGPVTSRDKVPSLIDENGYLWDNVAQVAANVRAEEVETELRAQIDRAKAFGVPLSHLDTHMGALVSRPDLVEVYARLGIDYNLPILFIRKLDDATAAQYPAMKEAADQIVRTLDASGLPVLDSLSQFYGGDTHEQRTASYYESLKNLKPGVSELIIHCGIDNEELRAITNSSARRDGDRRIFTSDEMRSFLSEQKIGLLTWKQFRGQVSEKAAPK